The Camelina sativa cultivar DH55 chromosome 18, Cs, whole genome shotgun sequence DNA window taACCTGGGAACAAAAAAAGGGTAAACTATAAAGATAttcttaactaaaaaaatacaatgatgtattactatatataaaaataaattatattcgACAAAATTGACTTGACCGCCTTTCTGTCTTCTAGCTAATTCTAAATTCAAAATCTATATTAGTTGATCATCATTCGACAGTTAGGTGATAATGCTCCAAAAACGACCAcactttagttttctttttaatatacgAGACActcataatcatttttaattattttcatgtggctagccaaagaagaaaattaaatcgTATTATACAACTTCGGATCAGGAGTGGTTTCTATTTAAACAACCTTCCAAAATACCATTTTGCACAACTCACCTTAAAATCTTCTCATTCATAAAATCAACACAACAGTCAATAGAGAAAACGTTTCCCAGAAGACCACAATGAAGAAGATGCTTTCTGCTCAGATGGCCACGACATGTCTAATTATCGCTGTGGTCATCTTTGACGTTATGAAGCGCGATTCCACAGTTGCAGTGGCCGCCGAATTATTATCACTTGCAGTGGCCATGGCTTTTATGGTTAGAATCTAACTTTTACATTCTCgcattttctatattttctctaCATGCTTGTTAATACCGTTATCTGACGAACTCAACGAGAGATTATATTCATTTGGACAGATAAAGTTTTGGGTTCTTAAGAAGCAAAACGACAAGGTCTTCATGATCAATGCAAGGGATCTCTCTATCACATGGTCCGATAACCCTGAATATTGGTCTTGGATCCCTCTCCCAAACGAGAAACCCAAGTAGAGCTCTAAAACTTtcattaatttacattttttcatacaaaaattttatatattttagcgATAAATTTTGTCAAGATTTATGAATATGAAACTCATAAATCAGTTAGCAACTGAATGACTtgttaatgttttataaatattgttttatggGAGAAAAACTAGATCGATCCAAATTAAGAacttaattactaaaataactCATAAAATGTGAGGGTTATATGAGTTATTTTTGTGcctaaaatacattttttttgttttgttaggaaaaaaataaattcaaatttaccttcctagaaatttttttaagaaaattaaaatattttcaaaagtctgtcggactagttgtgacagattATTTGTCTATGACAAATTTAATTTTGCACAACCGATTTATTTTTGTACGACAGATTTTTTATGACAGACTAATTTTGGacgacagattttttaattatatttatgacagatttataattgatgacagatttatttttcacgacaaacttatttataaagacacCACGGACTTTTACAATATATGACAGGATTTGATATCATgtctggcagatttattttacacagttatttcagatttattttcttgatcaAAAATCTGTCATGTTACGACAGATTTTTCtacagaaaaataattactaggttgacctctattaataacaaatttgttttaagttacgacagattttttaatttaactaaaaatctgtcgtttgataacagatttataactttttttaaaaattgctaaaatgacctatgtgaataccatatgttatggcagttttgtttatgttatgacagtttttttgtttccctcCAAAATTctggtgtttgataacagatttattatatgtaatttgtaaatatagtgacaacaaatttatttgaagttatattttttcagtaatattgttattaattatattttttttataaatcatattatgaatCATGTTTTTAAACTCttatatttaaagcatattttatacattttcattttcctaaatcatattaaaaagttaacatcatattcaaaatcatatttttatatattatattatattttcataaatcttattttaacattttttatatacattattttttagttataatttcatacattatattttttataaaacttatttaaactatataatcttaaacttcatatttttacatcatatctttatacataatttttttataaaatttttttgaatattacttttatacattatatattaaatcatattttatttttatatattatattaaaaaataaacatcatcttttttaatcattttatatttttaataaatcatattttaaatcaaaatattaaacactatcatttttaggtttttcgtttttttttcaaaaaaaaaaaaaaaaaaaaaaaaaaaaaaaaatttNaaaatttctgggtttttattcattttacatataaattGGATCATTCTAGTTATTGGATATGGTGgagtgttaatctagcaattaattgccAAATTTGTGTCAACTGGTATATTTTCACTTGTTTTATATATGCTCTCTTTTATTTCATACGTGATAGATCCTAGTCATAACTCAGTGCAAGTGATGCATATGAACAAAGCATTGATCTAAAGTTTATGATTATGCACATTGGATTATATgtcttattttgtttatttattgtaaattttaaccatagatgaagaaaattggtgcaaaaaaaaaactaattttattaatgatattttattttccaattatatttttgatatgtccataatatatattatatagaccattcttctaatatataaacgggtatttttatttttttttatttttttattttttgcagcGAGGAAGTCGTTGAAGCCGCGCTGTTGGATCAAGTTTGCTGGTTAGACGTGTCAGGAAAGTTCGACACAAAAGACCTGTCTCTAGGAATAACGTACGAGGTGATATTCGTGGTTAAGCTAGAAGATGAAGCTTATGGATGGGACTGGGCACCGGTTAAGCTGAAGTTGGTCGTGCCTAGTGGTAGTGAGACACCTCAAGAGCAGAGTGTGAGCTTTGTGGAACACATTGGGAAGCAATGGTTAGATATTTCGGCCGGTGAGTTCATTATGTCTAAGGAGAGCGTAGGAGAGATCAGCTTCTCACTGTATGAACACGAAGCCAATATGTGGAAGTCAGGGCTTATAGTCAAAGGCGTTGTAATTCGTTCTAAACACCAACTTTAATGCATTTTGTATGCATTAATTTGATTGCTTGCTGGTTATATGGAACGTGAATATTTTTACAGGTTTATATTGTGTAtcaatacagtatatatatatttttgggtttattgGCAAAATAGTACATTTTCAAAACCTGTAAGTTTCTAAAATAGTGTTTTAGTGTTTGTAcattttgttacttttaccaTTTCCAATAtccatcaatttttttatgtctTCACTTTTGTGAAAACTGATTCTGCTATATCTATAGTATggacatataaaaaatataaatgaaaaataaaatgtcattaataaaatttgtgtttttgtgcaCCAATTTCTTCGTTCTACAgttaaaaattttacaatgagATTAACACGATCAAACATATAATCCAATGTGCGCAATCAGAAACTTTTGCTAAAAGGAAACTAAAAGCAATAAGGGTATAAAATAAGCACATGAGAGGTACGTgtgaggatgaagatgagttAGTTCACGTAGTAAACATAACTATTATTGTATAGCTAGCCTATACATACAGAGGAGAAAGGATTGTATTAGTCATGCATTGTTTGTTGGATAATGAGTGACATATGTGTCTCTTAGGAAGATAGAGTTGATGAATTACTGATGTGTCGGTGGCTCTATTCTTTGTAACAGTGCATCGAAAGTTAAGAAATGGAGTTTATACCGTTTCTttcttatcaatatatatactcaaactAATAAAATCGAAATCACCAAAATTTTTGTCGACGTGCTActaaccttttttttagtttgagtATATTTTTGGAACTTACATTCTCAAAATAAGATTTTCTGTATCATCTTGGGAAACTAGGGAAAGagtaagtattttattttatttctatatttctttaattttatttttctctcatcACAAAACCGAATTCTGGTGGGTTTAGTCTTTTGTATTTGAAACCGGCTTTGTCACTAGAACCGGTAGAAACCCATCACACCGGCTTTTTGACTAAACTGATCAGCTCGACGCAGGGTTTACATACAAAATCCAACACCAACATGTAGACACGTGTAGTTCTTGTGAACCTCGGACCGTCTACCAAAAATTAACAGCATTTGAAAAAGTCATACTTCGTCTAAATCTTACATTGCAAAAGGAGAACAAGTCAAAAAAGAGAATAAGTCAAAGTTTTTTTGAGTTATTTGACAAAATAGACcgttttcaaaataaatttgtagAAGTAGTACAATTACTGTTTACAATTAGCAAATTCcatatttttttactgttttctacTGTTTACAATTAGCAAATTCcatatttttttactgttttctacTGTTTACAAGACATTTCAATCCTCATcaacattttatatttataacacATGTTATttaaactctaatttttttttttattattattaagctCCCAacaatcttaaaaacaaaaatgctgGGTATTAAAattggttttctaaaattttaaagatgtataaaaatctaagtttttttcctttttgatatgcattttgtttgatgattttatttgataatgttaatttttttttacaaacattCGTAGCAGAGGACTTGTACAccttatttaattttatgtatacttaatattatgtgtttgtacacttaataaagtATATAGACATTTGTACAGTAAATaaggtgtacggatacaaaagatgtatataatatattaaataattattaaataaaattaatatcaaattgtaaagaaaaaactatagattttttttgtatccaagaaaatttctaaaaaaaattatattaacaattatttaaataattataattaaaataaaaaaaaatttatttctcaCCCACACATACCCTTTTGGTAATCTTCTCATCAAAGCATATCTCCCATAATCTCTCATATCTTACACATTCTCTATTACACAACacctatttttctaattttgaataGTAAATGTATTAGTTTACCAAttaagttttcaaaatatactaatatgcaaacaaaccctttttttttccttcttctttgtttttttatctcttaTCAAAAGGGAAAAACCCTATGACTCATTCTTCTCTTTGCACGGAAAAAAACGAGTGGCTATATTGCTCGATCAATATATCAGAGGAGGTTTGGAGgttcatatattaataatgtggaTAGCAAATTATTAGTATGgctttaagatttttgtgtttAAGTTTTAACCAGGACGTacgtaaataaataaaaaagaacccaaatttggggaaaaaaactATCACTGATagtttaaaagaataatataagaTGAAATTTTTTCATCTAGCACTTCAGTAAATTAATTCATGTagttctttaaaaaatattttaattgatcTTATCAGAGAATTTAATACAAACGTGATTACGTATCAAAATTTGTGTCTGGttgtttatttatcaaaaaaaatgtCTCACTACAGTTGCACTGcagtttcctcttttttttgttgttgaataaTGTACTACGTAATAAGTAAAAGATACGTTTTGTGCATCACTTCGTTCAACAGGGGtgaaaaaatattgatagaaaatgtatatatatatatgtatatatatatattgatagaagaatatatatatatatatatataccaaaatgtcaataatgtataaaaatttgTCACACGTAATTGAGTTAAGGTATGAAAACTTGATAGAAAATAGTGTCAATAATGTAGGCCACACACATAATAGAGTCAAGCAAGCTTATGGtcttttgtatttgatttaagACGTTAGGTTAATTTGAACTTGTTCCAACTTCCAACCAAACACGTACTCCAATAAATCACTATAAATCGTCAAACCTTTCTTAGATCTTTTCACATatgcaaaacagagagaaaccgATTAGAAAGAGATCTTTAAAAATGGGGTTGAGTGTTCATCATCCTCTAGGCAATTTCAGTCGTCTGTCTTTTCttctatatgtatttttaatttcaacatTTTCCGTTGTTGCTTcagcttctctttctctaaaTACGGACAAAGAAGCTTTGATCTCGTTTAGGTCTCAAATAAGCCAAGACCCAcaaactctttttctctcttggGACCAAAACACATCTCCTTGTAACTGGACTGGCGTGTCTTGCAACACAAGAAACAGAAGAGTGGCTTCCATAAATCTCTCTAGTCACGGTCTCAGCGGTTCTATAAGCCCAAGTATTGgtaatctctcttttctcacatCTCTTCAACTTCAAAATAACCAACTTCAAGGTACAATTCCAAAAGAGATCACAAATCTTTTCCGTCTAAAGGTTCTTAATCTAAGCTCCAACAGCTTAGAAGAATCCTTACCTTCCAACTTAAGCAAGTTAGTCAATCTCCGCATCCTCGATCTAACTTCAAACACGATCACTCGTCTTGTTCCAAACCAACTTGGTGATCTCAAAAACCTCAATATCTTAAACTTGGGCAATAATCTTTTCTATGGACCAATCCCTCCATCTCTTTCAAACATTTCATCGCTCACTGTTTTAAGCCTGAGTACAAACTCTCTTAGTGGTCCAATACCATACGAATTAGGTCGTCTTGAAAAGCTACAAGTCCTTGATCTCACCATAAACAACCTCACTGGAACGGTTCCTCCTTCTATTTACAACATATCTTCTCTTGTCTCTTTAGTTCTTGCTTCAAACAACTTATATGGTCAATTTCCAAGCAACATAGGAGACACACTTCCTAAGCTCTTGGTTTTCAACATATGTTTCAACAAGTTCACCGGAGAGATTCCAGATTCTTTATATAACCTCACAAACATTAAGGTGATCCGTGCTGCGCATAACCTTCTAGAAGGGACCGTACCATCAAGACTAGGCAATCTCCCATTTCTAGAAATGTACAATGTTGGATTCAACAAGTTAGTTTGGGATAAAGACCAAGATCTTGATCAGTTCATCAAATCTTTGAGTAATAGCTCGCAACTTAACTTCCTTGCATTTGATGGAAATCTCTTGGAAGGTGTTATTCCTGATTCTATCGGCAATCTTTCGAAGAATCGTTCGAAACTTTTCATGGGAGGAAACCGCTTCACAGGTAAAATTCTTGAATCGATAGGGCATCTCACAGGCTTGACACTCCTTAACATGAGTGACAATTCACTCACTGGTGAAATCCCCCAAGAGATTGGGAATTTGAAAGGGTTACAAGTACTAGAACTCGCGAGAAATCAACTTGCTGGTAGAATCCCAAATTCTTTGGGCGATCTTGGCGCATTAAATGAGATCAATCTATCTCATAACAAACTAGAAGATATGATCCCACCATCATTTGAAAACTTCAAGAATATTCTATCCATGGACTTATCCAACAACATGCTAAATGGAAGCATACCAAATGGAGTTCTCAACCTTCAAAGCTTGAGTGCCATCTTGAATTTATCTAAGAACCTGTTATCTGGTCATATGCCTCAAGATATAAGTTGCCTCGAAAACCTTGTAAGCCTAGATCTCTCTGACAACCATTTATCAAGCAACGTTCCTTCTTCTATCAAAGGTTGTCAGAGCTTGGAGAAGCTAAACATGGCTAGGAATCATCTGTCTAGACCAATTCCGGAAACATTAGCAGAACCGAAAGGTTTTAGAGCTTCTAGATCTATCTTCAAACCAGTTTTCTGGTTTTATTCCCTTGAAGCTTCAAGATTTACAAGCTTTGAAGTCCTTGAATCTTTCATTCAAGAATCTTGAAGGATGGATCCCAAGTAATGGGATTTTTAAGTATAAGAGTAACGTTTATATGGAGGGAAATCCGAAGCTATGCACTCGCACCACTTGTCGAAAAACTCGGATGCgcaaaaatcttttgatagtgaCCATTGTTATATGTGTGGTAGGTTTAATTGCGATAGGCATGGTATCTTTCTtgcttttaaaaagaaaagcaacAAAGTCTATCATATCTACATCATCAAGTACTTCACTTTCCAAGTGTAGAATAGGTATGTTTCTCATATATTCACAATTTAATGTACAGCTTCTTATATAGTGTTTACAAGAGAATATTCTAGAGTAAGTCTAATTACAAGAGTTTCCATAACAGAGATGATGAGATATTCTGATAATAAAGAAGTATCCTTGACAGATGATATGATCATAAAGGAGTATCCTTGACattccccctcaagatggagttGATCTAGAACCTCCAATCTTGTCTCTAAGTTCAATGAAGCGAGCACGGTTAAGAGGTTTGGTGAGGGCATCCGCCAGTTGATCCTTGGTGTGGACATGAGCTACACGGAATGCTCCTCGTTGTATTTGACCGCGGATGAAGTGATAATCCAGAGCAATATGTTTCATCCTGGAGTGAAATACCGGGTTCGCACATAGAAACGTGGCACCCACGTTATCGCAATAAACAACGGGTGTCTTGGCCAACGTGATTCCGAGTTCAGAGAGCAAGTTACATACCCATGTTATCTCGGCAGAGACATATGCAACAACTCTGTATTCTGCCTCTGTTGATGAGCGAGCTACGCCGGTTTGTTTCTTGGCCGACCATGAGATAGGGTGGCTACCAAGATAGACGATGTAAGCATTGGTGTCACCGGCCCAGTCCGCATCAGAGAAGGCATGTAGAT harbors:
- the LOC104763105 gene encoding putative receptor-like protein kinase At3g47110 encodes the protein MGLSVHHPLASLSLNTDKEALISFRSQISQDPQTLFLSWDQNTSPCNWTGVSCNTRNRRVASINLSSHGLSGSISPSIGNLSFLTSLQLQNNQLQGTIPKEITNLFRLKVLNLSSNSLEESLPSNLSKLVNLRILDLTSNTITRLVPNQLGDLKNLNILNLGNNLFYGPIPPSLSNISSLTVLSLSTNSLSGPIPYELGRLEKLQVLDLTINNLTGTVPPSIYNISSLVSLVLASNNLYGQFPSNIGDTLPKLLVFNICFNKFTGEIPDSLYNLTNIKVIRAAHNLLEGTVPSRLGNLPFLEMYNVGFNKLVWDKDQDLDQFIKSLSNSSQLNFLAFDGNLLEGVIPDSIGNLSKNRSKLFMGGNRFTGKILESIGHLTGLTLLNMSDNSLTGEIPQEIGNLKGLQVLELARNQLAGRIPNSLGDLGALNEINLSHNKLEDMIPPSFENFKNILSMDLSNNMLNGSIPNGVLNLQSLSAILNLSKNLLSGHMPQDISCLENLVSLDLSDNHLSSNVPSSIKGCQSLEKLNMARNHLSRPIPETLAEPKGFRASRSIFKPVFWFYSLEASRFTSFEVLESFIQES
- the LOC104760432 gene encoding uncharacterized protein PHLOEM PROTEIN 2-LIKE A4-like; protein product: MKKMLSAQMATTCLIIAVVIFDVMKRDSTVAVAAELLSLAVAMAFMIKFWVLKKQNDKVFMINARDLSITWSDNPEYWSWIPLPNEKPNEEVVEAALLDQVCWLDVSGKFDTKDLSLGITYEVIFVVKLEDEAYGWDWAPVKLKLVVPSGSETPQEQSVSFVEHIGKQWLDISAGEFIMSKESVGEISFSLYEHEANMWKSGLIVKGVVIRSKHQL